TTGGTTTTGTATCCTGTCAGGGAAAAAGTGAGTTCATAAGAACCCGGAGCCAGTCTGATACTAAAGCGACCTTCCACATCTGTGGTAACATTGATCTTTTTAGCAGCATTATAAATCGTAACCCCGGTGAGTACTTCATTATTAGAAGCAGAAGTTACTTTTCCGGAAAGTGTTCCTGTTTGAGCAGATAACACAGAAAGGAATAGGAAAGACAAAAGGGTTAAGAACGTAGATTTCACAGTGTTTATTTTGCCGCAAAAGTATTATGGCAATGTTACCGCTATGTTACCCCAATGTTAAGGGAATATTACCTGACGGTATTTAAGGGGATATTAATGTAAAAAGCCTGTTGAAAGAGGAAGATTGGAAAAAAATAGCCGAAGTAGAAACTTCGGCTCTGCTTTTAATCCGTACCCTATGAAAACAATCTTTTCCCGATCTAATCGGGATCAATCTTTTAAATCGCCTGTTGATTTTGCTTCATGGGATACGAGACTAATAACGCAGTGTGTTGTCTTTTTATTTTATACGGATAGAAAAAAATTTAAATACTGTGCTTAATCGTTATTTATTGTGAATTTTGCAGGATGATATTGATTGATACCCACTGTCATTTATATTCAACTGAATTCGGCGAAGAAATACCCGATATTATTGAACGAGCTCAGAAAGCAGGTGTTGAGAAATTTTATTTACCGGCTATTGATAGTGAAGTGATACAAGCTATGCTGGATCTGGAAGCAGCCTATCCCAAGGTATGTTTTGCTATGATGGGACTACATCCTTGCTCTGTGAAAGAAAATGTGGAGGAAGAGTTAGCTATTGTAAAGGAATGGCTTGACAAAAGAGATTTTGTAGCAGTAGGTGAGATAGGTCTTGATTTTTATTGGGATAAGACTTTCGCAGTAGAACAGAAAAAGGCATTTGATATACAAATGAGTTGGGCACTATCGATGAACAAACCTATTGTGATTCACACTCGCAATGCCATGCAAGAAACCATTGATATGGTTAAACCTTACGCAAAGAAGGGATTGAAAGGCATATTTCATTGTTTCAGTGGCAGCTATGAATCTGCTCAACAAATCATTGATATGGGCTTTTTATTAGGTATAGGAGGTGTTCTTACTTATAAAAATGCCGGGTTACCTGCTGCCTTGGAAAATATTGATTTAGCACATATGGTATTAGAAACAGATGCTCCTTATCTGAGTCCGGTTCCTTATCGTGGGAAGAGAAATGAAAGCAGCTATCTGCTGGAAATAGCGATCAAACTGGCAGAGGTTAAGAAAGTGCCTTTAGAGGATGTTGCCGCTATCACTACTGCCAATGCGCAAAAAATATTCGGAAACTGAGGAGCGAAGCGCTATTTTTGCAGTCCTCAAAAAAGTTCTTTCGATTAATTTATAGATAAATACAGAGAGGTGTCCGAGTGGTTGAAGGAGCACGCCTGGAAAGTGTGTATACGGGAAACCGTATCGAGGGTTCGAATCCCTTCCTCTCTGCAAATTTGAATCCCGCTGAGCGGGGTTTTATGTTTTACGTCTATATTATATATTCTCCAAAAGCAGATTGCTGTTGTACTATTAATCTTCCTATCTCTGTCAACTATCAACTGTCCACTGATCAATTCTCTCAAACCGAAACCCTTTCTCCGAAAAATGTTTCAATACTTTAGGCAATGCTACTGACATCCGATCCCATGCTTTGGCACTATCATGAAATAAAACGATGGAACCAGGCTTGGTATGGTACAAGACATAAGCCAGACAAGCATCTCCAGTAAGACGCGTATCAAAATCAGCACTCAACACATCCCACATGATGATCTTCTTTTGTTGCTGTTGGAGATTTTTTATTTGAGAACGTTTAATGCGTCCGTAAGGAGGTCTGAAAAGATCAGAGGCAATGTATTGTTCCGCTGTTGAGATGTCACTCAAATAGGTAACATCATCCGTTTTCCAGCCATTCAGGTGATGTTGTGTGTGATTACCCACCGAATGTCCTTCCGCAATGATATGCTGGTAAATCTCCGGCTCTGCTGCAACATTTTTACCAATACAAAAAAAAGTAGCTTTCGCTCCATAAGCCGCCAACTGATCCAATACAAATGGCGTTGCCTGCGGATGCGGACCATCGTCAAATGTGAGGTAGATCCTCTTCTCCCCCTCCACCGGCATTCTCCATACCAACGAAGGATACAAACTGCGCAGCCAAAAGGGAGTTTTTGTAAGATACATGGTGTAAATATAGCTTATAGTTGATAGCCCATAGTCCATGGCAAAACATTGGAGATCAAACATGGACTATAGACCATCGACTATGGACTAACACTTATCTTTGTACTATGAACAAAAAAGTACGTGTACGTTTTGCCCCTTCTCCTACCGGAGGACTGCATTTGGGGGGTGTAAGAACTGTTTTATTCAACTATCTTTTTGCGAAGAAGCATGGTGGCGATTTCATTTTAAGAATCGAGGATACCGACCAAACCCGTTTCGTACCCGGGGCTGAAGAATATATTTTCCAGACTTTGGAGTGGTGTGGATTGATACCCGATGAAAGTCCGAAACATGGTGGTCCATATGCACCTTACAGACAAAGTGAGCGCAAAGACATGTACAGACAGTACGCTGAACAACTTATAAAAGCCGGCTATGCGTATTATGCATTTGATACGCCTGAAGAGTTGGAAGCTATGCGTAGTGATTTTAAGACCGCTGAAAATCCGTCTCCTCAATACAATCAATTCATTCGTGAGAAAATGCGTAACTCTCTTACACTGGGTGAAGATGAAGTGACGCGATTGATCAGTGAGGGGATGCCTTATGTGATACGCATCAAAATGCCTGCCGGTGAAACCGTGAGTTTCACAGATATGATCCGTGGAGAAGTTTCTTTTCAAACTGATCAGGTAGATGATAAAGTATTACTTAAAGCGGATGGTATGCCTACCTATCATCTTGCTGTAGTAGTGGATGATTATCTGATGAAGATATCACATGCATTTCGTGGAGAAGAATGGCTACCCTCTGCTCCCGTTCATATACTGTTATGGAAATACTTGGGATGGGAAAAAGACATGCCTGAATGGGCCCACCTTCCTTTGATCTTGAAACCTGATGGCAATGGCAAACTCAGTAAAAGAGACGGTGATAGATTAGGTTTTCCTGTATTTGCCATGGATTGGACCGATCCAAAAACAAATGAAAAGACCATCGGATTCAGAGAAAGAGGTTTCCTTCCTGAAGCTTTTGTGAACTTATTGGCCATGCTTGGATGGAATGATGGCACCGATCAAGAGATATTTACGATGACTGAATTGATCGAAAAATTCTCCATGGATCGCGTTCATAAAGGCGGTGCTAAATTTGATTATGAAAAAGCGAAATGGTACAATCATGAATGGATCAAGCAATCAACAGCAATAGATCTTGCTCCATTTGTGCAGCAAACATTCGCGACCAATAATATTCAGATAACAGAACCATCATTTTTACACAAAGTAATTGATCTGGTAAAAGAGCGTTGCACACTGTTGTCTGATTTCACAGCGCAAAGCAGCTTTTTCTTTCAGTCACCCACTGAAATAGATATTGATGCGATCAAACCCAAATGGGATGATAAAAAAAATCTGTTCTTCACTGAGTTGATTCGCGCTTATGAACTGAGCTCACTTTGGGAAGCTTCCGATCTGGAAAAGGAGTTCAAAGAACTCGCTGCAGCAAATCAACTAAAGCCGGGTGAATTGATGCTTCCTTTTCGTATCATGCTAGTAGGAGGAAAGTTTGGACCGGGTGTGTTTGATATTGCTGCGTTGATCGGAAAAACAGAAACGGTTGCCAGGATTAAACATACGCTTGGTTTAGTGGGTTAAGATAGATGAGTTGCCACTGAAGCCACAGAAATACACAGAATGATTCAGTGTATTTCTGTGTCTTCAGTGGCAATCTCTTTTTCATTCGTATCTTACCACAAACATCTCACATGAAGAACGCTACCAGACTATTGTATCTCTTAGCGATTGTACGTTTTACTCTTCCCTTTTTATTGGTGCACCCCTCCTACCAATTACATCGTGATGAATACCTGTATTTAGCGGAAGGCCATCATCTTGCCTGGGGATTTTTGGAAGTACCCCCCATGTTATCATTTATGGCATACATCAGTAACGGCTTAGGAGCTACTGAGTTTTGGGTGAAATTTTGGCCTGCATTATTTGGCTCGATGATATTACTGATGATGGGCAAGATCATTCTTCGATTAGGTGGCCGCTCATTTGCGATTGTATTAGCATCGCTCCCTTTTTTATTCACGGGTTATATCCGTATGTTTTATTTTTTCCATCCCAATTTTCTGGATGTATTTTTTTGGACACTTAACGGCTATGCGCTGATCAACTTCATCGACACCAAGAAAAATAGTTGGTTATACCTTTTTGGTATCAGCATTGGATTGGGTATGTTAAGTAAATACTCTGTTGCATTTTATACTATAAGTCTATTGGCAGGACTACTATTCACGAAGCACCGATCTATCTTCTTGAATAAACATCTTTATTTCGCCGGATCTCTTGCACTACTGATCATGTTACCCAATCTGATCTGGCAATACCAGCACGGGTTTCCGATATTCATTCACATGGAAGAATTGAAAGCAACACAACTCCAATTCATTGATCCAAAAGATTTCTTGATCGATCAGATCATGATGTTTCTTCCTTGTGTATTCATTTGGATCAGCGGTCTGCTGTATGTTTTATTTACTGCCCAAGGAAGAAAATATCGCATGATCGGCATCAGTTATTTTGCCGTGATCGCTTTATTAACCTATATGAATGGAAAAAGCTATTATGCCGCAGGAGTATACCCTTTATTGTTTGCATTCGGAGCATATTGGCTTGAAAAACTCACTACCGGAAAATTACAGGTGCTTCGGTATGTATTCGTATGTATACCGGCAGGACTGGGAATACTCATCATGCCATTACTACTGCCACTCTATCCACCTCAGGAATTGGCTGATTGGTATCGGTCAAAGAATATCCATACAACCGGATCCTTTAAATGGGAGGATCTTGAATACCATCCTTTACCACAAGATTTTGCAGATATGATCGGATGGAAAGAATTGGCAGAAAAAACGGCTGCTGTCTATAAGAGTTTACCGGAAGCAGAACAAAAGAAAACAATGGTGTATTGTCGCGGTTATTATACGGCCGGTGCATTGAACTATTATGCAAAACAGGTAGGCTTACCGGTAGTATATAGCGACAATGCTTCTTTTCTATTCTGGATGCCGGAAAAATATGATTTCAAACATTTGCTACTGATAGGAAAAAAAATGCCTGATGCAGATGATATTGTTTTCCAACAATTTGAAAAAGTATCCCTGCGTGATTCCATAGACTACCCTTTATTCCGTGAAACAAGAACCAAGATCTTCTTATTTGAGAATGGAAACGACTCTTTACAGCCCATTACCGAACGAGGGGTAGCTGCTTTAAAAGCCCGGTTCAGCCGAAAATGAGATTTGCCATCCATTGCTTACTTTTGAGCCATAAATCGATTGCATGAGTAAGCTCAAACGCCCCATTCGCGTACTGGTTGCTAAAGTTGGATTAGACGGACATGACCGTGGTGCTAAAGTAATTGCTACCGCATTACGCGATGCAGGAATGGAAGTGATCTATACCGGCCTCAGACAAACCCCTGAAATGGTAGTGAATGCGGCTTTACAGGAAGATGTGGACGCCATTGGTATCAGCATCCTTAGCGGAGCACACATGACCGTATTTCCAAAAGTCATCCAACTACTCAAAGAAAAAGGGATGAATGATGTATTACTCACGGGCGGTGGTATCATTCCTGAAGACGATATGAAAACCCTCAATGACATGGGT
Above is a genomic segment from Sediminibacterium sp. KACHI17 containing:
- a CDS encoding TatD family hydrolase, which codes for MILIDTHCHLYSTEFGEEIPDIIERAQKAGVEKFYLPAIDSEVIQAMLDLEAAYPKVCFAMMGLHPCSVKENVEEELAIVKEWLDKRDFVAVGEIGLDFYWDKTFAVEQKKAFDIQMSWALSMNKPIVIHTRNAMQETIDMVKPYAKKGLKGIFHCFSGSYESAQQIIDMGFLLGIGGVLTYKNAGLPAALENIDLAHMVLETDAPYLSPVPYRGKRNESSYLLEIAIKLAEVKKVPLEDVAAITTANAQKIFGN
- a CDS encoding polysaccharide deacetylase family protein, giving the protein MYLTKTPFWLRSLYPSLVWRMPVEGEKRIYLTFDDGPHPQATPFVLDQLAAYGAKATFFCIGKNVAAEPEIYQHIIAEGHSVGNHTQHHLNGWKTDDVTYLSDISTAEQYIASDLFRPPYGRIKRSQIKNLQQQQKKIIMWDVLSADFDTRLTGDACLAYVLYHTKPGSIVLFHDSAKAWDRMSVALPKVLKHFSEKGFRFERIDQWTVDS
- the gltX gene encoding glutamate--tRNA ligase, producing the protein MNKKVRVRFAPSPTGGLHLGGVRTVLFNYLFAKKHGGDFILRIEDTDQTRFVPGAEEYIFQTLEWCGLIPDESPKHGGPYAPYRQSERKDMYRQYAEQLIKAGYAYYAFDTPEELEAMRSDFKTAENPSPQYNQFIREKMRNSLTLGEDEVTRLISEGMPYVIRIKMPAGETVSFTDMIRGEVSFQTDQVDDKVLLKADGMPTYHLAVVVDDYLMKISHAFRGEEWLPSAPVHILLWKYLGWEKDMPEWAHLPLILKPDGNGKLSKRDGDRLGFPVFAMDWTDPKTNEKTIGFRERGFLPEAFVNLLAMLGWNDGTDQEIFTMTELIEKFSMDRVHKGGAKFDYEKAKWYNHEWIKQSTAIDLAPFVQQTFATNNIQITEPSFLHKVIDLVKERCTLLSDFTAQSSFFFQSPTEIDIDAIKPKWDDKKNLFFTELIRAYELSSLWEASDLEKEFKELAAANQLKPGELMLPFRIMLVGGKFGPGVFDIAALIGKTETVARIKHTLGLVG
- a CDS encoding glycosyltransferase family 39 protein; its protein translation is MKNATRLLYLLAIVRFTLPFLLVHPSYQLHRDEYLYLAEGHHLAWGFLEVPPMLSFMAYISNGLGATEFWVKFWPALFGSMILLMMGKIILRLGGRSFAIVLASLPFLFTGYIRMFYFFHPNFLDVFFWTLNGYALINFIDTKKNSWLYLFGISIGLGMLSKYSVAFYTISLLAGLLFTKHRSIFLNKHLYFAGSLALLIMLPNLIWQYQHGFPIFIHMEELKATQLQFIDPKDFLIDQIMMFLPCVFIWISGLLYVLFTAQGRKYRMIGISYFAVIALLTYMNGKSYYAAGVYPLLFAFGAYWLEKLTTGKLQVLRYVFVCIPAGLGILIMPLLLPLYPPQELADWYRSKNIHTTGSFKWEDLEYHPLPQDFADMIGWKELAEKTAAVYKSLPEAEQKKTMVYCRGYYTAGALNYYAKQVGLPVVYSDNASFLFWMPEKYDFKHLLLIGKKMPDADDIVFQQFEKVSLRDSIDYPLFRETRTKIFLFENGNDSLQPITERGVAALKARFSRK
- a CDS encoding cobalamin B12-binding domain-containing protein, which encodes MSKLKRPIRVLVAKVGLDGHDRGAKVIATALRDAGMEVIYTGLRQTPEMVVNAALQEDVDAIGISILSGAHMTVFPKVIQLLKEKGMNDVLLTGGGIIPEDDMKTLNDMGVGKLFAPGTATGEIANYISEWVSLNRSF